Below is a genomic region from Raphanus sativus cultivar WK10039 chromosome 4, ASM80110v3, whole genome shotgun sequence.
GAAGTTTGATATTTCCGACTTCTTGGACGTTAATGGTGTTATCATATAAattcaagaaataaaaatcattGTTGGATAGtctttattttactttttgtaaaattaagatttgttttATGTCTATTTGCATTTGTTTTTACATGTAAAATACCATTCGTTTTCTTGTTGTACTTATGTTTTAGAGGTTATTTACTACTATTTTCAATAATGGAGTTTCCATTATTTATTTCcactttatatttaaatatttatatttggcCGGGTTTACTTTTACATATGCATAGTCTCCTCTCAAGGTTATAATGGACTCAATGATATGAGATGCTAAAATTTCCTGATATAGACatgaaatacatattttaataattacatTATTGACTTATGTCATGTTTCCCAAAAGGTATTAATGGGAACGTATGAGCCAAACAAACTTGTAGGTCCAAATGATTCACCATATAACCTGTATATTTTATACGTATTCCACTTTTATGATCACAAGATCAACCACATGCATCCCAGCAAAATcttaagtaatattttaaattacttattaATTACATTGGTATTTCATTTCATATCATCTCTACAACTCCGAGACTACGAGTAATTGAAAAGACTACAAGACGCAAAGACAAGAAACACAAATAGAGCtacctttctcaaaaaaaaaacacaaatagaaGTTATAGAACTATAGAAGTTAATAGTTTTTTGAGCTTCTATACGTgcaaaagtttaaaaaaaaaaatacgtgCAAAAGTTAAAGGGGTCATTACTATTGTATTATTACATGGGAAAATGGTCATTTAAatcatgaactttttaatttgGTCGAAAAAAGACATGAACTTTTTCATGGACCATTTAAATCATATACTTATTTTGATTAGCCATTTAAGGCATCAACTAAGTTCGACAAAGCCAATTTGAATACGTCGTTAATTCCATTAACAGAGCTATTAGACGGGGTTAATTGCCGTTATTACCTCTGTTAAACACCAAACGATGtcgttttaaaattagaaaacccCCAAatccatatatctccaaatcgaaATCCCTAAATCCCTAATTCCCAGAAAGTTCAAAACATACTTTCTTTACAATTTCGTCTCAATTTTCTGATGAGTTCATCTTCAGAGATAAATCATGGGGGAGAAATTCGTGGATTCCCAGTGAAGTGTGAGTGTGGTTTACGCGTAAAGCCTTACCTATTGAAGATACAAGAGAATCCAGGAAGACCTTTCTACCGTTGCATAACCAAAAAAGATGTAAGCTTGTTAGATGTTTACGTTATTTAAACAGCCTCTGAGATGTTTTTTATGTTAGTTTGATATTAACATCTAATTTGATCATGAATTAGGGACATTTATTCAAGTGGGTTGAGGATGCTGTGTGTGAAGAGGTTGAAGATGCTATTCCAAAAATCGAAATCATTGGCAGGAAGCTTACTAATACCATAACTGAGGTAGATGAGTTAAAGACTTTGATTAAAGATTTGAAAGAAGGTGTAGCAAGGAGCGAGATGGAAATAAAGAAGTGGAAAGCGTTGATGATGTTGTGCTTTGTGTGTGTTTGCTTTGTGGTCATTTGCATTGCTTTCTTAATGTTTGGTAAAGCTATGAAAAGCAAGTCTGCATTTACTTCTATGTAGCTTTGATGTTTCTTCTATGTATGTCATGTATGTCGACATTGTTGTTGTCTTTGAGTTTGCATTTGACATTGTTGTTGTGTTTCAGTGCACTGGGTATGGTAATGAGACATTCATGTTTGTTTCATGATTTTCTTGTTGCTAGAATGAGTATTCTGAAAATGAAAACCATATAAGCTAAACATCGATCAGTTAAACATGATAGATCcaaaataaaacatcaacaaaGCATGATCCACAGCCAAAAGAACTTCAGTTTAAAACAACATTAAGAAAAACAGCATAGCAGGTTCCACCGAAATAAAACAACAAACCATGATCCACAACCAAAACAAATCCAGTTTTTAAACGACAAACAACAGTCCATTCTCTTCAACCGAGCCAAGAAGCCCAGCCTTGTGATCCCTGTTCTTGTACTTGAACTTGAAACAACTCTTGTGATCCTTGTCCTTGACCTTGAGACAACCCTTGTGTTCCTTGACCTTGAGACAAACCTTGTGTTCCTTGACCTTGAGACAGTCCATCCTATATAAAAGAGAGTAAATATTCGTACACCTCAACAATAGCAATGCAGTTTTAGTAGAAGAAATAAACAAACTAACCTGATTTTTTCTTGGTCGACCTCTTGGTCGTTTTGGTTCAGGAGCAGCAGTCTCATTTGGACATTTTTTCTTGTTGTGGCCTTCTTGGTTGCAGTTCGAACATGTCATCACTCTGAAGGCACGTGATAACCTTGTGTTACTCGAAGAAGCCGCTGTCTCATATCTTCCTTTCTTCCTTGCATAGTTACTCGGCCTTCCTGGATCACCATTTCGCCAAGGTGGAGGCAAGACAGGTAGTCTATTCAATCGAGGCCACAACAGCATGCCTTGGACAGGTCTTATTCCGTTTTTGTAAGTTTCCTGCCACGTTTTCGTTTTGTAGTAGTCTGAGACGTAATTTCCAACCTGTTCTTTTCTCCCTATTATCACTGCTGCAGCATGAACACATGGTATCCCAACCATCTCCCACTTTCTACAACCACATGTCCATGTGTTCATATCAACAGAATAACCAACATCATTCAGCTCAACCTCATGGAAATTATTCCTAGCCATGTGTCTGATGCAGTGTTGTGTTCCTGCTATCATCTTTTCTATCTCAGCATGAGCTCTCTTAGTGAACTTAGTCTTCAATCTGCTGGCAATAATAGACCTCTTTTCATTACGCACCATACACTGTCTTCTGATATCTTCTAACATGTCTAGCAATGGTTTTCTCCTTGCTTGACGAATAGTCCTATTAAAAGACTCACTCAGGTTGTTCAGGTTGTCATTGCAGTAGTAACCAGTCCTAAAGAAAGCTCTAGACCATGATGGAGGATTAGTCTTCTGTAGTGAAGTGAAAGCATTTGGATTGTACTTCTCCAAGGCCTCCAAATTGGCAAAATATTCCCCTTTGGTGTAGCTGCGTGCAATCTTCCAAAATAGACGCTTTAGTTGCAAGTCGTGGCTGTCTTTCTTCCAGTTATCCATGATGTGTTTGCAACATTGGCGATGCTCAGCACTTGGTAGCACGTTGTGAATAGCTTTCACTAaaccctgcaaaaaaaaaagagttactaCATTGAAAGACAACAAAAAAAGACTCAAAATGGAAGATGATATAGTTACCTTCTGTTTATCTGAAATTATTGCTACATTTCTTCCATCATCGAGACCCAAAGTATGAGAGAGATGTCTGACAAACCAGTCCCAGTTATCGTCATTCTCAATCTCAACTACTGCCCACGCAATAGGAACTATCCTATTATCTCCATCCCTACCTACTGCAGCTAAAAGATGTCCCTTAATGTCCCACTTAAGAAAAGCACCATCTAAACCTATGATGGGCCGACATGTTTGCTTCCAAGACTCTCTTTGTGaactgaaacaaataaaaagacgATAGAACCTCTGTTTGCTTCCAACACTCGGTCCAGGGATTGTCTCAATCTCAAACTTGGTGCCTTTGTTAGTTCGGAGTACCTCAGCTTGATAGTCCCAAATCCGAGCAAAATGAGCTTCATGACTTGCTTTTCTTTCTCTCAAAACCTTTGTCTTCGCCTTACCACATTGCTCATCGCTTACAGCCAGATTGTATTCTCTCAAAATCTCTGAAGCCATCTCTTGCTTTGTCAGTTTGGAATTCAGTCTCAACCTCTCTGCAAAGAGCCATGCTATAGTCGATCGCTTCAACATCTTTGAATAACCCGATCTGACACAGGTATGCTCATTGATATAAACTTTCACTTGCATCTTATGCTTTCTCTTCTCATAAGAACAATAAATCCTCCAGCCACAAGGAACATCAGTATCTGAACACTTAGCACCAATCCTCATTGCTTGCGACCTGTAAAGCTTTATATCATATCTGGTTTTTAAAGAATACCTCAGAACAGCAAGCTTGAAGTCTTCTGCAGAGTTATATGTTTTTCCCAAAGCAAGTAGTTCGTCCGGATCTTCATGGTCTCTACGAATTTGCGCTTCCTCATCTTCATCGTCATCAGAAGACAAAGGATCGGGAATCCTCTCATCGTCCCAGATATCATCTCCACTGTCAGCATCACTTCCATCTCCTTCATCTCTCGCAGCTTCTTCATCCATgttttcttcatcagcttcctCTTCGAGGTGTTCCTCTTCCTCATTATGTGTTTGATCATCTTCATTCTCTTCATCAGCACCATCTTCAAGACCATTAAAATCATCATCGCCAAACACAGCACAATCGTCTTCACttacatcatcttcttccccaCGATTCTCTTCTCTACAAGCCTCTGCTCGGGCCTTAGCTTCACGAAGCCTAGCTTCACGAGCCCTTTCGTCAGTCGCCTCTACTTCACAAGCCCCTGCTCGAGCCTTAGCTTCACGAGCCCTTTCGTCAGTCGCCTCTACTTCACAAGCCTCATCCACTTCACGAGTCCTTTCTTCACGATTCTCTACTTCGCTCGCCTCTAGTACACGAGCCCTTGCTTCACGAGCCTGTGCTCTTGCTTCACGAGCCATTGCTGCACGATTCTCTGCT
It encodes:
- the LOC108808629 gene encoding uncharacterized protein At1g43920, Chloroplastic-like, with the protein product MSSSSEINHGGEIRGFPVKCECGLRVKPYLLKIQENPGRPFYRCITKKDGHLFKWVEDAVCEEVEDAIPKIEIIGRKLTNTITEVDELKTLIKDLKEGVARSEMEIKKWKALMMFFDVSSMYVMYVDIVVVFEFAFDIVVVFQCTGYGNETFMFVS